The following coding sequences lie in one Marispirochaeta sp. genomic window:
- a CDS encoding IclR family transcriptional regulator, with amino-acid sequence MAASIKNKSIYKAMQVLECFSMNKPQLGITELSSMSGMTKSNVYNIVSTFRALGYIQKNSQTEKYYLGHKFLQFANLAGDLTGLFSKIPESIKNVAQEAQELCYFAIEKNNKIVYINAAYPLDSALSFPSISGSGVTADMHVTALGKAILASHGIEYVKGYVRDKELRKYTENSITDPDALLVEIEKTRIRGYAIDDMEHIFGIKCVARAVHAPSGSVLGAISIAGPSLRFNEDKIQQFAQILEKHIKQLELNL; translated from the coding sequence TTGGCAGCTAGCATAAAGAACAAATCGATCTACAAGGCAATGCAGGTTTTGGAGTGTTTTTCAATGAATAAGCCACAGCTGGGTATTACGGAATTGAGTTCGATGAGTGGCATGACAAAAAGCAATGTTTATAACATAGTCTCTACCTTTAGAGCGTTAGGTTATATTCAAAAGAATAGTCAAACTGAGAAATATTATCTCGGACATAAGTTCTTGCAATTTGCTAATCTCGCAGGAGACTTAACTGGATTGTTTTCAAAGATACCGGAGAGTATTAAGAATGTTGCACAAGAGGCACAGGAGCTATGTTATTTTGCGATAGAGAAAAACAATAAAATCGTTTATATTAATGCTGCCTATCCGCTTGATTCAGCGTTAAGTTTTCCAAGTATATCCGGATCAGGGGTTACCGCAGATATGCATGTAACGGCTCTTGGGAAGGCTATTCTTGCCTCTCACGGCATTGAATATGTGAAGGGATACGTCCGTGACAAAGAATTAAGAAAATATACTGAGAACTCGATAACAGATCCAGATGCTTTGCTGGTAGAAATTGAAAAGACGAGGATCCGTGGTTATGCTATTGATGATATGGAGCATATTTTTGGCATTAAATGTGTAGCGCGTGCGGTACACGCACCTTCTGGATCTGTTTTGGGAGCTATTAGTATCGCCGGACCTTCACTTAGGTTTAACGAGGACAAAATACAACAGTTTGCTCAAATCCTTGAGAAGCATATCAAACAATTAGAGCTTAATTTATAA
- a CDS encoding phosphoglycerate dehydrogenase produces MSSKILICVTHFEKDCRRAKSLFDRMGYELILNKGEELLTDEEMMKYGPQVDGIVAGCEIIGEDLFRVCPKLKIVARFGIGYDTVDIEKAKERHIYCTNVRTPATADSVSEMALALLLDIVRGITPMNNLIKMGVWERKTGFSFRDKTVGILGFGAIGQALAERLTGFGLREIVAYDTYPNREAAEHLGVRMVTLQEALNISDMISLHIPNTPETHYMMNRDTFAAMKPGSYFVNTARGGLVDPDALYEALKNGHLAGAATDVYEIEPPKEHLKFFNLDNMICTPHAASETAENIEALGEGAAQAIVDVLEGKEPENWLNPWE; encoded by the coding sequence ATGAGTAGCAAAATATTGATTTGTGTTACGCATTTTGAAAAAGATTGTAGGCGGGCAAAATCACTTTTTGACAGAATGGGATATGAATTGATACTGAACAAAGGTGAGGAACTTTTAACAGATGAAGAAATGATGAAATACGGGCCGCAAGTAGATGGTATTGTCGCGGGCTGCGAAATCATAGGGGAGGATCTTTTCAGAGTTTGTCCGAAGTTAAAAATTGTTGCACGGTTTGGAATCGGCTATGACACGGTAGATATAGAAAAAGCCAAGGAACGCCATATTTATTGCACAAATGTACGTACACCTGCAACAGCTGACAGCGTTTCAGAAATGGCGCTTGCATTATTGCTCGATATAGTTCGTGGCATAACACCGATGAATAATCTAATTAAGATGGGTGTTTGGGAGAGGAAAACCGGGTTTTCATTCAGGGACAAAACAGTTGGTATACTTGGTTTTGGCGCGATCGGCCAGGCGCTTGCAGAGCGACTAACTGGTTTTGGCCTTCGTGAAATTGTCGCATACGATACATACCCGAATCGGGAAGCCGCGGAACATTTGGGTGTCCGGATGGTGACTCTTCAAGAGGCTCTTAATATCAGCGATATGATCTCCCTCCATATTCCGAACACGCCGGAAACACATTACATGATGAATAGAGACACTTTCGCCGCGATGAAGCCGGGATCCTATTTTGTTAATACCGCAAGAGGTGGCTTGGTTGATCCGGATGCGCTGTATGAGGCTTTAAAGAACGGACACTTAGCGGGGGCAGCGACAGACGTGTACGAAATAGAGCCTCCTAAAGAACATCTTAAGTTTTTTAATCTGGATAATATGATCTGCACTCCTCATGCGGCGAGTGAAACTGCAGAGAACATAGAGGCATTAGGCGAAG
- a CDS encoding TRAP transporter small permease subunit, giving the protein MDRRMHILAKIENVLIKSSIFFICFIACIIFFQVIMRSLGISVSWTEEIARYSYVLFGFLAWPVAAYRGSDISITFFVDKIPTKVRTVVIGVFHCIMAVYAGLCSYSLVLNIDNASNFSAASLPWLRIRWIYGIVFIGLVITVIANLIRSFFLLTGQVELQTAEEKELMEIETNKKLLELEEKRNPGEEIENL; this is encoded by the coding sequence GTGGATAGGAGAATGCACATCCTTGCCAAAATAGAAAATGTCTTAATCAAGTCTTCAATTTTTTTTATTTGTTTTATTGCATGTATTATCTTCTTCCAGGTCATTATGCGCAGTTTGGGAATATCCGTTTCGTGGACTGAGGAGATAGCAAGATATAGCTATGTATTATTTGGATTTTTAGCTTGGCCGGTGGCGGCCTATCGCGGATCGGATATTTCCATTACTTTTTTTGTAGATAAAATACCAACTAAAGTTCGTACGGTTGTAATAGGAGTCTTTCACTGTATTATGGCTGTTTATGCGGGACTATGTTCCTATAGTTTGGTGTTGAACATTGATAATGCAAGTAATTTCTCAGCCGCTTCTCTTCCATGGTTACGAATCCGTTGGATTTACGGAATTGTATTTATCGGGCTGGTTATTACTGTCATTGCAAATCTTATTCGTTCTTTTTTCCTGTTAACCGGTCAGGTAGAGTTGCAGACTGCTGAAGAAAAAGAACTTATGGAAATCGAGACAAATAAAAAACTGCTTGAACTTGAAGAGAAGAGGAACCCCGGCGAGGAGATAGAAAATTTATGA
- a CDS encoding TRAP transporter large permease: MSVEWSLLLLVVLFLIGIPVTYALGITAVFIMAISGGIKWLTIGQQMMAGLNSFTILAVPLFLLAGKLMNSSGVTERLFKFALTIVGWLPGGLGHVNVVASMIFAGMSGTAIADASGLGLIEIKAMNDAGYDKEFSCGVTCASSTVGPLIPPSMPLVVYGVISGASIGALFIAGILPGILMGIIMMVVVSFFAKKRKYPREKFPTVRETFSALKGGIFPLLAPVIILLGIYTGVFTPTESASIVVFYSLFLGMFVYREINLQKLIIVLKETVIDAISICILISSATLFGNVIVKAMIPQHIMRVIMEGVSSPYILLLVLNVSLLIVGMFMETVSSITILTPIMLPLVVAMGISPVHFGIILVLNLMIGVLSPPFGVVLFAVSRIGDISYTRLSKGLIPWLVALILSLALITYIPQISLWLPKLMGLTT, translated from the coding sequence ATGAGCGTCGAATGGTCTTTACTGTTACTTGTTGTATTATTCCTTATTGGTATTCCTGTGACGTATGCATTGGGGATAACAGCTGTGTTTATCATGGCGATATCTGGTGGTATTAAGTGGTTGACTATCGGACAGCAGATGATGGCGGGGCTCAATAGTTTTACTATTCTTGCTGTCCCGCTTTTTCTGCTTGCAGGTAAGTTGATGAATTCCTCCGGTGTGACGGAGAGATTGTTTAAGTTTGCCTTAACGATTGTTGGTTGGCTCCCCGGGGGATTGGGTCATGTAAACGTTGTGGCGAGTATGATTTTTGCGGGTATGTCGGGAACCGCGATCGCAGATGCGAGTGGTCTTGGATTGATCGAAATTAAGGCCATGAATGACGCCGGGTATGATAAGGAGTTTTCTTGCGGTGTAACCTGTGCTTCTTCAACAGTTGGTCCCCTCATTCCTCCAAGTATGCCATTAGTTGTCTATGGCGTGATTTCTGGTGCTTCCATCGGTGCTCTATTTATTGCAGGGATATTACCTGGCATTCTAATGGGTATAATTATGATGGTCGTAGTATCGTTTTTCGCAAAGAAAAGAAAATATCCGCGGGAAAAATTTCCAACAGTCCGCGAGACTTTTTCCGCTTTAAAAGGTGGTATTTTTCCTCTTCTTGCTCCTGTCATTATTCTTCTTGGTATTTACACTGGGGTTTTCACGCCTACGGAATCCGCCTCCATCGTCGTGTTTTATTCTTTATTTTTAGGCATGTTTGTCTACCGAGAGATTAATTTACAGAAATTAATTATTGTGCTCAAGGAAACTGTGATCGATGCAATAAGCATTTGTATATTAATCTCTTCGGCAACGTTATTTGGAAACGTGATTGTCAAGGCTATGATTCCACAGCATATTATGCGTGTAATCATGGAGGGGGTTAGTTCTCCATATATCTTATTGCTTGTACTCAATGTATCGTTGCTGATTGTCGGTATGTTCATGGAAACAGTTTCTTCCATTACGATCTTAACTCCGATTATGTTACCACTTGTTGTGGCGATGGGAATCAGTCCTGTTCATTTTGGTATTATCCTTGTCTTGAATCTTATGATTGGTGTATTGTCTCCACCATTCGGCGTGGTGTTGTTTGCTGTCTCAAGAATAGGTGATATTTCCTATACGAGGCTATCAAAAGGATTGATACCATGGTTAGTCGCTTTGATCTTATCATTGGCGTTGATCACTTATATTCCGCAGATTAGTCTTTGGTTGCCAAAGCTTATGGGACTCACAACATGA
- a CDS encoding TRAP transporter substrate-binding protein — translation MKKGPKANVKMILVLVMVVVLAVSCSKSNDSPSATVTSSDEFSKKYNAWSMGTTYATGSPVVESMQYFADLVNEKSNGAMTINVFPDSTLGNEDDTFLSVCSGDTEFCCFGPSTIYLFTPEYSFIMAPFLTQSYEHYVNMYNSKLFDPAKKIWREKGVIDLATQAYRGFRNMSSDRAVRTPEDVQGMKLRMNTNAAWVRIWNGVGCTTIPIALGELYTSLQTGVVEASEGPYEQIATYKLQEVQKYIIETQHVPEVFGFWMNGNLFDSLPENYQRVLKEAAAEGIEYGTKLCQSVESDFLKQLTDAGCEFIKPDKEAFVEKAKPVWEEMFKDTWTGTTMEEVLSYAK, via the coding sequence ATGAAAAAAGGTCCTAAAGCAAATGTAAAAATGATCCTGGTTCTCGTCATGGTGGTGGTATTGGCAGTTAGCTGCAGTAAAAGCAACGACTCCCCATCTGCTACGGTGACGTCATCGGACGAGTTTAGCAAGAAGTACAACGCGTGGTCTATGGGAACAACCTATGCGACGGGATCTCCGGTAGTGGAATCAATGCAGTATTTTGCCGATTTGGTGAATGAGAAATCGAACGGGGCGATGACGATCAATGTCTTTCCGGATAGTACGCTTGGAAACGAAGACGATACCTTTCTATCGGTCTGCTCCGGAGATACAGAGTTTTGTTGTTTCGGTCCCAGTACAATTTATTTGTTTACTCCAGAGTATTCCTTTATCATGGCGCCGTTTCTAACGCAAAGCTATGAGCATTATGTCAATATGTATAACAGTAAACTATTTGATCCGGCGAAAAAGATTTGGAGAGAAAAAGGTGTAATCGACCTTGCAACGCAAGCATACCGAGGTTTTCGGAATATGTCTTCAGACAGAGCAGTGAGAACCCCTGAAGATGTTCAGGGGATGAAGCTTCGGATGAACACCAATGCTGCCTGGGTTAGGATCTGGAATGGAGTTGGCTGTACAACTATTCCGATTGCGCTTGGTGAGCTTTATACCTCTTTGCAGACAGGAGTTGTCGAGGCATCTGAAGGACCGTACGAACAAATTGCGACCTACAAACTGCAGGAAGTACAGAAGTATATTATTGAAACCCAGCATGTCCCTGAGGTATTTGGGTTTTGGATGAATGGAAATCTATTTGATTCACTTCCAGAAAATTATCAGAGAGTACTTAAAGAAGCGGCGGCCGAAGGGATTGAATATGGAACGAAGCTTTGTCAGAGCGTTGAAAGTGATTTCCTGAAGCAGCTGACGGATGCGGGATGTGAGTTTATTAAGCCCGATAAGGAAGCTTTTGTTGAAAAGGCTAAACCGGTTTGGGAAGAAATGTTTAAGGATACGTGGACTGGAACTACGATGGAAGAGGTCCTCAGCTACGCGAAATAA